In Pelecanus crispus isolate bPelCri1 chromosome Z, bPelCri1.pri, whole genome shotgun sequence, the following are encoded in one genomic region:
- the RTN3 gene encoding reticulon-3 — MADPATQSPFISSSSSSSSSSGQPQLGGCGGAGSASCAVHDLLFWRDVRKTGVVFGVSLVLLLSLAALSVISVVAHLALALLSVTISLRVYKAVVQAVQKSEEGHPFRTYLELDVTLSPEAFQAHATAVAHHLNQALRFFLRLFLVEDLVDSLKLAMAMWLLTYVGAVFNGITLLILAELLAFTLPPLYEKYKVQIDHYVGIAHRQTKDLVAKIQAKLPGLAKKKPE, encoded by the exons ATGGCCGACCCCGCCACCCAGTCCCCTTTCatctcatcctcatcctcctcctcttcctcctccggTCAACCCCAGCTCGGAGGCTGCGGGGGCGCTGGCTCCGCCTCCTGCGCCG TCCACGACCTCCTCTTCTGGCGGGACGTGAGGAAGACGGGGGTGGTCTTCGGCGTCagcctcgtcctcctcctctccctggccGCCCTCAGCGTCATCAGCGTGGTCGCCCACCTCGCCCTGGCCCTGCTCTCCGTCACCATCAGCCTCCGCGTCTACAAAGCCGTCGTCCAGGCCGTCCAGAAGTCAGAAGAGGGGCACCCCTTTCG gACTTACCTGGAGCTGGACGTCACCTTGTCCCCCGAGGCCTTCCAGGCTCACGCCACCGCCGTCGCCCACCACCTCAACCAGGCGCTGCGGTTCTTCCTCCGCCTCTTCTTGGTGGAGGATCTGGTGGATTCCCTGAAG ctGGCCATGGCGATGTGGCTGCTGACCTACGTGGGAGCCGTCTTCAACGGCATCACCCTCCTCATCCTCG CTGAGCTGTTGGCCTTCACCCTCCCGCCCCTCTACGAGAAGTACAAG gTGCAGATCGACCACTACGTGGGCATCGCCCACCGCCAGACCAAGGACCTCGTGGCCAA GATCCAGGCGAAGCTCCCAGGCCTGGCCAAGAAGAAGCCGGAATAA